A region of Zeugodacus cucurbitae isolate PBARC_wt_2022May chromosome 5, idZeuCucr1.2, whole genome shotgun sequence DNA encodes the following proteins:
- the LOC105215589 gene encoding WD repeat-containing protein 7, whose amino-acid sequence MVSTNLVVPVVLWGPSAPTHCVSSVFLSDDQSTLVTGCYDGQICLWQVDPVTMKMSPRCLLVGHSAPVLCLVRASILPENNFLVSSSENGEMCTWDLIDGKCMESVKLPQVHTQIQSYHPANSEDVRLFCIGYYPEIIVMDPFSLEIIYQLSSKVKPDWISALHVLRPMKRKDDVVLAITTTGTVKVWTLIGNENKHAEPIYENESKEIRCLNAITMNCCAQNQRTVLIVCTKYWQIYDAGDFTVLCSVIAPTRERWQGGDFITSDRVILWTDEGKGYIYKLPANCIPDNKEFHAKSVVRDAPYLYYVLQQPGDKVLSCPPAMKLLRYQREEGKMQHYLLRGDSEGYISVWTVPEVPLDNISILQAKQMPPRVLKPTVCTSLVEAWSIMDPPPVGILDQLSRITDTPVKLTSSIYLPQQSRLVIGREDGTIVIVPATQTVMMQLLIGIKQNFSDWPSHQILYGHRGRVNCLLCPSLVHPRYEKSHLLSGGVDFAVCLWDLYSGSLLHRFCVHAGEITQLLVPPETCSNRILKCICSVASDHSVTLLSLQERKCVTLASRHLFPVISIKWRPLDDFLIVGCSDGSVYVWQMETGHLDRVLHGMLAEEVLLACDEQSAEDGSGGHNGATSTTSEMGMANPAVHFFRGIKSRNMNAIRHATQRGIHQLQQLQGHNQGNFDFLMKHRSNPLVIQGLRTNPKDAESHILFFDIEGLIFELHSEEYAQMTPAALEALGVILNNPKDKAVHLDASKKISDFFGKVKNKAGDMEKILKDKDKHGLVQKFKEKTEQMEKKVQAKVESFQKVVETQDQPDDLRSKIASKMEVTHVMEVAQLLLSLLHSWGLDPHLDKVCESQLGLLRPIVPVSFGVLSKAGYMSLLLPTWQNNYQIPDNIPPTPSSSKKRDIPAELLRQEQLTAVFTSRLHWELSTTLTSNHILALVAMSNTLMSMNAASFLPDSEKSKKLQRLAQRTESTLSNEEEREELIAHHTSQIKQGWSLLSTHHCFLLPDKIEALEPRKFKRPQVEAMAKRWQHHCIEIREAAQQILLGELTRMGKKGRKQLVDSWAQYLPLYTHTEPIVQPQVLAAAQGNSGNGTNGHTATVDNQDEDYEEEEEEIIRKPSSLSELKRKQTTAVILLGVIGAEFGQDISQDSPQRATAERRKSSVAEGFGIANNLARLTSMALAHLLYAPPSQKLPKYTPLRRAAIDLLGRGFTVWEPYLDVSKVLLGLLEIACAGKSVPNLNYKLPLTPQADACRTARHALRLIATARPAAFITTMAREVARYNTMQQNAQSINQPLTQSVLFKAKAEILLCVEMLIDKMQAEIASLLVEVMDITLHCVDNNELKARGLAEVCPSICKFNQISHCAQSRRIAVGAHNGHLAIYELRQNKCQMIPAHTHPITSLAFSPDGKFLVSYSCSENRLSFWQTSTGMFGLGNSQTRCTKGYSTAPIPDVSRLNPMRLAKLVWINNRTVTLMLADGSETRFNV is encoded by the coding sequence ATGGTCAGCACAAATCTGGTGGTGCCGGTGGTGCTTTGGGGCCCTTCGGCACCAACCCACTGCGTGTCCAGCGTATTTCTATCAGACGATCAATCAACACTAGTCACCGGTTGCTACGATGGTCAGATCTGTTTGTGGCAAGTCGACCCGGTCACTATGAAAATGTCACCGCGCTGTCTGCTAGTCGGACACTCGGCACCAGTTTTGTGCCTCGTACGTGCCTCCATACTGCCTGAAAACAATTTTCTCGTCAGTTCTTCGGAGAATGGAGAAATGTGCACTTGGGATCTGATCGATGGAAAATGCATGGAATCGGTAAAGTTGCCACAGGTGCACACACAAATTCAAAGCTATCATCCAGCCAACAGCGAAGACGTGCGCCTCTTTTGCATTGGCTATTACCCAGAGATAATCGTAATGGACCCTTTTAGTTTGGAAATCATCTATCAGCTTAGTTCGAAAGTAAAGCCGGACTGGATTTCGGCTCTACATGTTTTACGCCCCATGAAACGCAAAGACGATGTCGTCTTGGCAATCACTACAACCGGTACAGTGAAAGTGTGGACTCTAATCGGCAACGAGAATAAACACGCCGAACCGATCTATGAGAATGAGTCCAAGGAAATTCGTTGCTTGAATGCCATCACCATGAATTGTTGTGCACAAAATCAACGCACAGTGCTAATCGTTTGCACCAAGTACTGGCAAATCTACGATGCGGGCGATTTCACAGTGCTCTGCTCGGTAATCGCACCAACACGCGAACGTTGGCAAGGTGGTGATTTCATCACTTCCGATCGCGTCATACTGTGGACGGATGAGGGCAAAGGCTATATTTACAAGCTGCCTGCTAATTGTATACCCGACAACAAAGAGTTCCATGCCAAATCGGTGGTACGTGATGCACCCTACCTATATTATGTATTGCAGCAACCAGGCGATAAGGTGCTCTCGTGTCCGCCAGCAATGAAATTGTTGCGATATCAACGTGAGGAGGGCAAAATGCAACACTATTTGTTACGTGGCGATTCTGAGGGCTATATCTCGGTATGGACTGTGCCCGAAGTACCGTTGGATAACATCAGTATATTGCAAGCGAAGCAAATGCCACCAAGAGTGCTTAAGCCCACTGTCTGTACATCGCTAGTAGAGGCCTGGTCTATCATGGATCCACCGCCCGTTGGCATACTCGATCAATTGTCGCGTATCACGGACACGCCCGTCAAACTAACCTCAAGCATTTACCTACCGCAGCAAAGTCGGTTGGTAATTGGACGTGAAGATGGCACCATTGTTATTGTGCCTGCCACCCAAACTGTCATGATGCAGCTGTTGATAGGCATTAAGCAGAACTTCAGCGATTGGCCGTCTCACCAAATTCTCTACGGTCATCGCGGACGCGTCAACTGCCTGTTGTGTCCTTCACTGGTACATCCACGCTACGAGAAGTCTCATTTACTCTCAGGCGGTGTTGATTTCGCCGTTTGTTTGTGGGACTTGTATAGCGGCAGTTTGTTGCATCGCTTCTGTGTACATGCAGGCGAGATCACGCAACTGTTGGTGCCACCTGAGACTTGTAGTAACCGCATACTGAAATGCATCTGCTCCGTTGCATCAGATCATTCGGTGACACTGTTAAGCTTGCAGGAACGCAAATGTGTCACACTTGCGAGTCGTCATCTATTTCCGGTAATATCCATCAAATGGCGTCCGCTCGATGATTTTCTCATCGTTGGTTGTTCAGACGGCTCCGTGTATGTGTGGCAAATGGAAACGGGCCACTTGGATCGAGTGCTACATGGCATGCTGGCTGAAGAGGTGCTCTTGGCGTGCGACGAACAATCTGCCGAAGATGGCAGTGGTGGACACAACGGTGCAACTTCGACCACTTCAGAAATGGGTATGGCCAATCCGGCGGTACACTTTTTCCGCGGCATAAAATCGCGAAACATGAACGCCATACGACATGCCACGCAACGCGGCATACATCAATTGCAGCAACTGCAAGGTCACAATCAAGGTAACTTCGATTTCTTAATGAAACACCGCAGCAATCCGCTCGTGATTCAAGGTTTGCGCACCAATCCCAAAGATGCCGAAAGTCATATACTATTCTTCGACATAGAAGGGCTAATATTTGAATTGCATAGCGAGGAATATGCACAAATGACACCCGCTGCCTTAGAGGCGCTGGGTGTGATTCTAAATAACCCGAAAGATAAGGCGGTGCATCTGGATGCATCTAAGAAGATTAGCGATTTCTTTGGGAAGGTGAAAAACAAAGCTGGCGACATGGAAAAGATATTGAAAGACAAGGATAAACACGGTCTAGTGCAAAAATTCAAAGAGAAAACGGAGCAAATGGAGAAGAAGGTGCAGGCGAAAGTCGAGAGTTTCCAGAAAGTCGTGGAAACACAAGATCAGCCTGATGATTTGCGTAGTAAAATCGCTTCGAAAATGGAGGTGACACACGTGATGGAGGTGGCACAATTATTGCTATCACTTTTACACTCCTGGGGTCTAGATCCACATCTGGATAAAGTGTGCGAATCACAACTAGGACTGCTGCGTCCAATTGTGCCAGTTTCATTTGGCGTGCTCTCCAAAGCTGGCTACATGTCGCTGCTGTTGCCCACATGGCAGAACAACTACCAAATACCCGACAATATACCACCCACACCTAGCAGCTCGAAGAAACGCGATATTCCGGCTGAACTACTGCGCCAAGAGCAGTTAACGGCTGTCTTTACATCACGCTTACATTGGGAGTTGAGCACGACGTTGACATCAAATCACATACTGGCACTTGTGGCGATGTCCAATACTTTGATGTCGATGAACGCCGCATCTTTTCTTCCAGACAGCGAAAAGAGTAAGAAACTACAGCGATTGGCACAACGCACCGAATCGACGCTGAGCAACGAAGAGGAGCGTGAGGAGCTCATTGCACATCACACATCGCAAATCAAACAGGGCTGGAGTTTATTGTCCACACACCATTGCTTCCTGCTGCCCGATAAGATCGAGGCATTGGAGCCACGAAAATTCAAGCGGCCACAAGTTGAGGCGATGGCCAAACGTTGGCAACACCATTGCATCGAGATACGCGAGGCGGCCCAACAGATTCTACTTGGCGAATTGACGCGCATGGGTAAGAAGGGGCGCAAACAGCTGGTGGATAGTTGGGCACAGTACTTACCACTCTACACGCACACCGAGCCCATCGTACAGCCACAGGTGCTGGCGGCGGCACAAGGCAACAGTGGCAATGGCACGAATGGACATACCGCCACAGTTGACAATCAGGACGAGGACTACGAGGAGGAGGAAGAGGAAATCATTCGCAAGCCGTCCAGTTTATCCGAACTAAAACGCAAGCAGACCACGGCAGTCATATTATTGGGCGTAATAGGCGCCGAGTTCGGACAGGACATTTCCCAGGATTCACCACAGCGTGCAACTGCGGAAAGACGAAAATCCTCGGTGGCTGAAGGTTTTGGCATAGCCAATAACTTGGCCCGATTGACGTCAATGGCTTTAGCACATTTGCTTTACGCACCACCCTCACAGAAACTACCAAAGTACACGCCACTGCGACGTGCCGCAATTGATTTGCTGGGACGCGGCTTCACCGTATGGGaaccatatttggatgtaagcaAAGTGCTGCTCGGTTTGTTGGAGATCGCATGCGCCGGCAAATCGGTACCGAATCTAAATTACAAACTACCATTGACACCACAGGCGGACGCGTGTCGTACGGCGCGACATGCCCTTCGTCTGATTGCGACCGCAAGGCCAGCCGCCTTCATAACGACCATGGCACGCGAGGTGGCACGCTACAACACTATGCAGCAGAATGCACAGTCCATTAACCAACCACTCACGCAGTCAGTGCTCTTCAAGGCCAAAGCAGAAATACTGCTGTGCGTTGAAATGCTCATTGATAAAATGCAAGCGGAAATCGCCAGTCTGCTTGTCGAGGTGATGGACATTACACTGCACTGTGTGGACAATAATGAGTTGAAGGCGCGCGGTCTAGCCGAAGTGTGCCCCTCGATATGCAAATTCAATCAAATATCACACTGCGCGCAATCGCGACGCATTGCTGTTGGCGCACACAACGGACATCTGGCCATCTATGAGCTGCGTCAAAACAAGTGCCAGATGATAccggcacacacacaccccaTAACTTCGTTGGCCTTTTCGCCGGATGGCAAATTCCTTGTTTCATATTCGTGCAGCGAAAATCGGCTCTCCTTCTGGCAGACGAGTACCGGCATGTTTGGTTTGGGCAATTCGCAAACACGCTGCACCAAAGGCTACTCGACAGCGCCCATACCGGATGTGTCACGCCTGAATCCGATGCGCCTCGCTAAACTGGTGTGGATAAACAATCGCACCGTGACGCTAATGCTGGCCGACGGCTCGGAGACGCGCTTCAACGTGTAG